In a genomic window of Fodinibius salicampi:
- a CDS encoding response regulator transcription factor, with product METKNILIIEDDEEIIELIEINVEHLDYDLDTAVDGEAGLEKAQNGRYDLIILDLMLPGLDGLEICKRLRSENDNTPILMLTAKSEEFDKVLGLELGADDYLTKPFSIRELLARIKANLRRVEVDKQENTRQTGRDDLSIGELSIEPDKRKVTISGRAVSVTPKEFELLHLFAANPGKAFSRNELLEQVWGYQFEGYDHTVNSHINRLRNKIEKDPSDPTYLKTVWGVGYRFAEPEEIEK from the coding sequence ATGGAGACCAAAAATATTCTTATTATTGAAGATGATGAGGAGATCATCGAGCTGATCGAGATCAATGTGGAGCACCTGGACTATGATCTTGATACCGCTGTTGATGGGGAAGCCGGGCTGGAAAAGGCACAAAACGGGCGATATGATTTGATAATTCTTGATTTGATGCTGCCCGGGCTGGATGGGCTGGAGATCTGCAAAAGATTGCGATCAGAAAATGACAACACCCCTATCCTAATGCTGACAGCCAAGTCAGAGGAGTTTGACAAGGTTCTGGGCCTGGAGCTGGGAGCTGATGATTACCTGACGAAGCCGTTCAGTATCCGCGAATTGCTGGCAAGGATAAAAGCAAATCTTCGGCGCGTGGAAGTGGACAAGCAAGAGAATACCAGACAGACGGGGAGGGATGATTTATCAATTGGTGAACTATCCATCGAGCCAGACAAGCGAAAGGTAACCATTTCAGGCAGGGCTGTTTCGGTGACTCCCAAAGAGTTTGAACTATTGCACCTTTTTGCTGCTAACCCCGGGAAGGCATTTTCACGTAATGAACTGTTGGAGCAGGTCTGGGGATATCAATTTGAAGGATACGACCATACCGTAAACTCACACATAAACAGGCTTCGGAATAAGATTGAAAAAGATCCATCTGATCCCACTTATCTCAAAACTGTATGGGGTGTGGGATACCGCTTTGCCGAACCGGAGGAGATTGAAAAATGA